The genomic DNA CCGGCCGAAGCCTCGGCCGCCCTCCTGCCCGACGATGAACTCACCGCGATCGAGAGCCAAATCACCCACTGGCGTGAACAGTGCCTCGTATTGACCGCCCGGCTCGCCGAACCCGAACTGCAGGCAGCCATCGCCCAGCCTCCGGCCGACCTCGAGCACGCCGTCACCGAACTGAACACCGCCACCGCAACCCATTCCCGCACGGCAGCCCTCGCCACCCAGGCCGCCGACCGCGCAACCGCCCTGGCCACCCTCACCGCTCAGATGGACACCCACATCCAGTGCCTGGAACCCCTCGAGGACACTTACCGCACCGTCGATCACCTCCACGGCCTCATCAGCGGCGGCTCACCCAGCAACCAGCTCCGCATGCAACTGGAGTCCTACGTACTGGCAGCCCGCCTTGAAGACGTCGTCGACGCCGCCAACACCCGCCTGTCACGCATGTCCCACCACCGCTTCACCCTCGTCCACTCCGACGACAGAGCCGCCCGAGGCGCCAAATCAGGCCTGGACCTCAAAGTCCTCGATGCCTGGAGCGGACACAAACGCCACACCGACACCCTCTCCGGCGGCGAATCCTTCTACGTCTCCCTGGCCCTCGCCCTGGGCCTGGCCGACATCGTCACCGCCGAAGCCGGCGGCCAGGCACTGGACACCCTCTTCATCGACGAAGGCTTCGGCACCCTCGACGAAGACACCCTCCACCAAGTCCTCGACGTCCTGGACTCCCTACGCGCCCACGACCGCACCGTCGGACTCATCAGCCACGTCCCCGAACTGCGCCGCCGCATCACCCAACGCCTGCACATCTCCAAGAACATCGACGGCTCCACCCTCACACACCTGACCGAAGCGGCCGAATGACCCCACGACGGACGCCCGACCCGCCCTCGCCGACGAAACGCAAGCCCCAGGCCGCGCACACTCACCGATCTGCAACCCGCCGTCGGCCCAAGGTATAGCCACAACCGCCGGGCTGCCCGTACCCCTCTCGGCCCCGCCGAGAAAGGCAGCCCCACAGCGCCCCCGCGTCCAAAGCCGCCCCCATCCCTGAAGGCACCCGACCGGCCTCCCATAAGGAGCGCATCGAACACGTACTGCTTCATGCCATTTCTGCATGTGATCGAAGTGACGGAAACAGAGCACTGCGGTGCATGAGCACCTGCATCGGCCACCACAGCCGTACCAGAACACGCCAGTCCAGTCCGCATGACAGGAATTTCCGCAGACCCGAGCACCACTGTCCCGCATGTTCGAACACTGCCGGACCCATGACCGCATCACGGCGCGTTTTCGAGGCACTGCCAAGGCCTCCACTGATCAAACCGGCGGATTTGTCAGTGCCCGCTGCTACACCAATTCCCAGAGATCAGACCGCAGTTGACGGCCTGACGACACGGAGGAGGAAGCAGTGGCGAAGCCGCCCGAGGGCTACTACAAGGTGCGAAGTCATTACCGGCGCAAACCCCGCCCCAGCGCGAAGAAACTGAGCGGCTGGTCGATCGCAGGGCTGATCGCGGTGGTGTGGCTATGGAGCCAGCTCATCGGCTTCGGAGAAGCCTCCCCGACAACACCGCAAACCCCAACCCCATCAGTGTCAGCGAGCGTGGGCCACTGATGCCCCGCCGCTCGCCCCGGCTGCGTCCACCCCGCGGCGGCAGGGAACAGGCCGCCGCCGCGGCCGTCGCCTGCGCCGCACTCTGGCTGCTGGCCAAGATCGCCACAGCCACATGGCAGGCAGCCGTCCGCATCTGGCCGTTGCTCGCCCTGCTTGCAGCTCTCGCCCTGGGGTACGCAGCCTGGAAGTTCATGCGCGAGGTACGGGCCCAGAAGGTGCGGGCCCAGACGCTGGCCCGGCTGCGGATCACGCTCGCACAGCTCGACGCCATGGACGACCGGGCCTTCGAATTCGCCCTGCGTGACCTGCTCCTCCGAGACGGCTGGAACGCACGACAGGTCGGCCGACAAGGAGACCAGGCCGCAGACGTCATCGGCGAGGACCGCCAACTCGGCAGAATCGTTCTGCAGGCCAAGCACACCACCGTCGCCGGCAAAGTCGGCTCATCAGTGATGTACCAGGTCAAAGGCACCGCAGGCCCCGTGCACGGAGCCGACACCGCAGTCGTGGTCACCAACGGCTCCTTCACCCGGGACGCCAAAACATGGGGCGAACGCCACCAGGTGCACTGGGTCGACCGGGACCGACTGCGCCGATGGGCCGAACACGGCACGCCCCTCCAAGACCTTCTGCGGCTGCCCACGGCTCGCAAGACAGCCCTCCGCCGGGCCGCATGAAATCAAGAGGGAGAGAACTCACCCCCACAAAACACAACCAATCGGAACGCCCGCAATCAAGAAGAGGAAGACCGGCCCTCTCTGGGCCCCACGGCGATCAACTCGCGCTCCACTCGGGCGCAACGTAGCCGCCATCATCGCCCGTGACCCACAACCGACGACGCAGATCACGGGGCGCGCGTGACCCACAGCGCGCCCCCGGCAACCAAGAGACACTGCGCCACACCCCCTCCGTACGCGAGAATGAACGCGAGTCAGCCCCTCACGCATGCCGAGGAAACGCGCGATGACCGCCAGTCCCACCGCAACAGAACACACCGGGCGTCTGGCCCTGCGCACCGACCAACAAGAGGGCCTCGCCAAGACAATCCG from Streptomyces sp. CB09001 includes the following:
- a CDS encoding restriction endonuclease, coding for MPRRSPRLRPPRGGREQAAAAAVACAALWLLAKIATATWQAAVRIWPLLALLAALALGYAAWKFMREVRAQKVRAQTLARLRITLAQLDAMDDRAFEFALRDLLLRDGWNARQVGRQGDQAADVIGEDRQLGRIVLQAKHTTVAGKVGSSVMYQVKGTAGPVHGADTAVVVTNGSFTRDAKTWGERHQVHWVDRDRLRRWAEHGTPLQDLLRLPTARKTALRRAA